A window from Vulpes vulpes isolate BD-2025 chromosome 9, VulVul3, whole genome shotgun sequence encodes these proteins:
- the LOC140594064 gene encoding tubulin beta chain: protein MFDAKNMMAACDPRHGRYLTVAAVFRGRMSMKEVDEQMLNVQNKNSSYFVEWIPNNVKTAVCDIPPRGLKMSATFIGNSTAIQELFKRISEQFTAMFRRKAFLHWYTGEGMDEMEFTEAESNMNDLVSEYQQYQDATAEEEGEFEEEAEEEVA from the coding sequence ATGTTTGATGCTAAGAACATGATGGCTGCCTGTGACCCCCGCCATGGCCGCTACCTGACTGTGGCCGCAGTATTCAGGGGCCGCATGTCCATGAAGGAGGTGGACGAGCAGATGCTGAACGTCCAAAACAAGAACAGCAGCTATTTCGTCGAGTGGATCCCCAACAACGTGAAAACAGCTGTCTGTGACATCCCACCCCGGGGGCTAAAGATGTCTGCCACCTTCATCGGCAACAGCACAGCCATCCAGGAGCTGTTCAAGCGCATCTCAGAGCAGTTCACGGCCATGTTCCGGCGCAAGGCCTTCCTACACTGGTACACGGGTGAGGGCATGGACGAGATGGAGTTCACAGAGGCTGAGAGCAACATGAATGATCTGGTGTCTGAGTACCAGCAGTACCAGGATGCCACGGCCGAGGAAGAGGGGGAGTtcgaggaggaggcggaggaggaggtgGCCTAG